In one window of Lewinella sp. 4G2 DNA:
- a CDS encoding DUF2254 domain-containing protein produces the protein MDLSIRKIRGFVKAAVRSMAFLPLPMLFAGILLGAGIYYLESHTDASAFLESNLPSFVVKSQDTARNVLGLFVAGLMTLMVFTFTQMMSLFNQVANAYSPRLLPIFTGDRSLQFTMGFYIGTIVLNLMVLLSIKSDEAGEVPNLSVLTAILFGIISLMLFIYFVTTISEKIQVGNIINTVYQRGMNYLKEESSRDAFTERDFAPDTDRWYTVTSPIDGYLGIVDHPELSKLAKQFNTRFYIGSIKGDFIPASFPLLSSERELDAKEVEKVLRAISPISNEYADWYQPQIDLLIDIAQKAMSPGINDPATAVRAIDRINGLLGHLMHIPNYNFMQDDDGGEVWLARHTFSDVLADTFSRLRNYSREDAAVTHSLLKSAYSLYAASGGTRYLQKLLDNEALALVNDARMYLKNPRDRKALASQIVKWRRSSRQWLERPNKLQDSASKKERGIAL, from the coding sequence ATGGATCTCTCGATCAGAAAAATACGCGGTTTCGTAAAGGCGGCGGTGCGCAGCATGGCTTTTTTGCCGCTGCCAATGTTGTTTGCCGGCATTCTGCTGGGAGCAGGGATCTATTACCTCGAGTCTCATACTGATGCAAGTGCATTTCTGGAAAGCAATTTGCCATCCTTCGTGGTTAAGAGCCAGGACACGGCCCGGAACGTGCTGGGGCTTTTCGTGGCCGGGCTGATGACCCTTATGGTGTTCACCTTCACGCAAATGATGAGCCTGTTCAACCAGGTAGCCAATGCGTATAGCCCCCGGCTATTGCCCATTTTTACTGGTGACCGTTCACTACAATTCACGATGGGCTTCTACATCGGTACCATCGTCCTTAACCTGATGGTCCTCCTGAGCATAAAATCGGATGAAGCCGGAGAGGTACCTAATCTTTCGGTGCTCACGGCTATCCTCTTCGGTATCATTAGCCTCATGCTGTTTATCTATTTCGTCACGACGATCTCTGAAAAAATCCAGGTGGGGAATATCATTAATACTGTTTATCAACGCGGGATGAACTACTTAAAAGAAGAGAGCTCGCGAGATGCATTTACCGAGCGTGACTTTGCTCCGGATACGGACCGTTGGTATACCGTTACGAGCCCAATCGATGGCTACCTGGGGATTGTTGACCACCCTGAACTGTCCAAACTTGCCAAGCAGTTTAATACCCGTTTTTACATCGGTTCGATCAAGGGAGATTTTATTCCCGCTAGCTTTCCGTTACTGAGTTCCGAAAGGGAACTGGATGCTAAAGAAGTCGAAAAAGTACTCCGTGCCATCAGCCCAATCAGTAATGAGTACGCCGATTGGTACCAGCCGCAGATTGATCTTCTCATCGACATCGCCCAGAAAGCGATGTCTCCCGGCATCAACGACCCCGCAACGGCGGTGCGGGCCATAGATCGGATCAACGGCCTACTGGGTCACCTCATGCATATTCCCAACTATAATTTTATGCAGGACGATGATGGCGGGGAGGTTTGGTTGGCGCGGCATACATTTTCGGACGTGCTGGCTGATACCTTCAGCCGCCTAAGAAACTATTCGCGGGAAGATGCAGCCGTCACTCACTCGCTTTTAAAATCAGCCTACAGTTTGTACGCCGCAAGCGGTGGAACTAGATACCTCCAAAAACTCCTGGACAACGAAGCGCTCGCGCTGGTAAATGACGCAAGAATGTACCTGAAGAACCCACGCGATCGCAAGGCTTTAGCCAGCCAAATTGTGAAGTGGCGCAGGTCTAGCCGCCAATGGTTAGAACGGCCCAATAAACTACAAGATTCCGCATCAAAGAAGGAGCGTGGTATTGCACTATAA
- a CDS encoding M28 family peptidase: MKNFTLTGWLFLLFTLPMVAQESVVDRTLPEFNFSEAVFAGEMHWLASDYLAGRRTGSVGNEIAAEYIASQLRAFGYTPINDGSFFQDVPLMSVRGPKAGNLLAGKYNFNSGDNLLIMRGPAAQANAEVVFANYGWVDAETGHDDYADLDVKGKVVITRAGIPSDASQRGVFQGVSKKAEFAAAAGAVGIFEVYTLPFPWSNFTRYFGGDRMSLDSGAESATIPYGFIKAEEGFLPELQKKKKGLKGSMASSGMQVTRMTSRNVGGIIEGTDPNLKDEYMLMTAHFDHVGVGAQGGGAYTPVDSIFNGARDNAFGTISLLAAARAFSEVKPRRSIIILAVTGEEMGLLGSQHYAENPLVPLESTVFNFNTDGGGYNDTTAISLIGSNRTGIDEQVEVASAAFGLTVIKDPAPEQNLYDRSDNVSFSAKGVPSLSFSPGMTEFDDTIMRYYHQVKDNPETINMPYLKKYCQAFTLAARLIANRDVRPYWKAGDKYEEAGKQLYGTR; encoded by the coding sequence ATGAAAAACTTTACCTTGACCGGATGGCTATTTCTTCTCTTCACGCTGCCAATGGTAGCCCAGGAGAGCGTAGTGGACCGGACCCTGCCCGAATTCAATTTTTCCGAAGCGGTATTCGCTGGCGAAATGCACTGGCTGGCATCCGATTACCTGGCTGGTCGCCGGACGGGTTCTGTCGGTAACGAGATTGCTGCCGAGTACATCGCCAGCCAACTGCGAGCGTTTGGCTACACCCCCATCAACGATGGCAGCTTCTTTCAGGACGTTCCCCTGATGTCCGTACGCGGCCCCAAAGCCGGGAATCTGCTGGCGGGTAAGTACAACTTTAATAGTGGGGATAACCTGCTCATCATGCGCGGCCCCGCCGCCCAGGCGAATGCCGAAGTAGTCTTCGCCAACTACGGTTGGGTGGATGCGGAGACCGGCCACGATGATTACGCGGACCTCGACGTTAAGGGCAAGGTGGTCATTACGCGTGCCGGCATCCCTTCCGACGCCAGCCAGCGCGGCGTGTTTCAGGGCGTAAGCAAAAAGGCGGAGTTCGCCGCAGCCGCCGGGGCCGTTGGGATCTTTGAAGTCTACACCCTACCGTTCCCCTGGTCAAACTTCACCCGGTACTTTGGTGGCGACCGAATGTCGTTGGATTCCGGTGCGGAAAGCGCGACCATTCCCTATGGTTTCATCAAGGCCGAGGAAGGTTTCCTGCCAGAATTACAAAAGAAAAAGAAAGGCCTGAAGGGTAGTATGGCCAGCAGCGGCATGCAGGTGACCCGGATGACCAGCCGCAACGTAGGCGGGATCATTGAAGGAACGGATCCCAACCTGAAGGATGAGTACATGCTCATGACGGCCCACTTCGACCATGTTGGGGTCGGCGCCCAGGGTGGTGGCGCCTACACACCCGTGGACAGCATCTTTAACGGTGCCCGGGATAATGCTTTCGGAACGATCTCCCTATTAGCCGCGGCCCGCGCCTTCAGCGAAGTGAAGCCCCGACGGAGCATCATTATCCTCGCCGTGACCGGTGAAGAAATGGGCCTACTCGGCAGCCAACACTACGCGGAGAATCCCCTGGTGCCTCTGGAATCGACCGTCTTCAACTTCAATACTGACGGCGGTGGTTACAACGACACGACGGCTATCTCGCTCATCGGGTCCAACCGGACGGGAATCGATGAACAGGTAGAAGTTGCTAGCGCTGCATTTGGCCTGACGGTCATTAAGGATCCTGCGCCGGAGCAAAATCTTTACGACCGTTCCGATAACGTCAGCTTTTCGGCTAAGGGCGTCCCCTCCCTTTCTTTCAGCCCCGGCATGACGGAATTTGACGATACTATCATGCGGTACTACCACCAGGTGAAGGACAACCCGGAGACCATCAACATGCCCTACCTCAAGAAGTACTGCCAGGCTTTCACCCTGGCGGCGCGCCTGATTGCTAACCGCGACGTGCGCCCCTACTGGAAGGCGGGGGATAAGTACGAGGAAGCCGGGAAACAATTGTACGGGACGCGGTAA
- a CDS encoding sterol desaturase family protein — MKPHYSYEDILALDFPPVIVYAVPAMAFLTIMEWVLRRFQYVHELEEKAEAAGFDVTAFSERRAAARADFQNQGFVERLIGWPSYQFAKWKDRQERIGATEAYLETGNKAVAMKYQYDVKDGLAAAGVGIGNLISTAMVKALTFGVILFFYNLTPLYIPTTWWSFIACFFVVDFCRYWAHRIAHEQRFWWATHVTHHSSEQYNFTVSFRLSWTQHIKVIFFIPAALLGFDPFVFFICMQVGVLYQFWIHTEMIDKMWAPIEFFFVTPSHHRVHHATEEKYLDKNYGSSFIIWDRMFGTFCPEQETPNYGILKPVDSYNPVKLVFHEHWDMFVDMKNYRHPKAWWRIMFGGPGMTLDKEKYYGFYKDNLVTDSIPAGQETGGKALEHQNNPRKVVV, encoded by the coding sequence ATGAAGCCCCATTACTCCTACGAAGACATTCTCGCGCTCGACTTCCCACCCGTGATCGTTTACGCCGTCCCAGCGATGGCGTTTCTCACCATTATGGAATGGGTACTAAGGCGCTTTCAGTACGTCCACGAATTGGAAGAGAAGGCGGAAGCTGCTGGGTTTGACGTAACGGCTTTTTCGGAGCGCCGCGCTGCCGCCCGGGCCGACTTCCAAAATCAGGGATTCGTTGAACGGCTAATCGGCTGGCCTTCCTACCAATTTGCCAAGTGGAAGGACCGGCAGGAGCGTATTGGGGCCACCGAAGCATACCTCGAAACGGGTAACAAAGCCGTCGCCATGAAGTACCAGTACGACGTAAAGGATGGCTTGGCAGCTGCCGGGGTCGGCATCGGTAACCTGATCTCGACGGCCATGGTAAAGGCACTGACGTTTGGCGTCATCCTTTTCTTTTATAACCTAACGCCGCTCTACATCCCCACCACTTGGTGGAGCTTCATTGCCTGTTTCTTCGTCGTCGATTTCTGCCGTTACTGGGCGCACCGCATTGCCCACGAGCAACGCTTCTGGTGGGCTACCCACGTTACTCACCACAGTTCGGAGCAGTACAATTTTACGGTCTCCTTCCGGCTAAGTTGGACGCAGCACATTAAGGTGATCTTCTTCATCCCCGCGGCGCTCTTAGGGTTTGATCCATTTGTTTTCTTCATCTGTATGCAGGTGGGCGTCCTTTACCAATTCTGGATCCACACGGAGATGATCGATAAGATGTGGGCACCGATTGAATTCTTCTTCGTTACGCCTTCCCACCACCGCGTTCACCACGCCACGGAAGAGAAGTATTTGGATAAGAATTACGGCTCCAGTTTCATCATTTGGGACCGCATGTTTGGCACCTTTTGTCCGGAGCAGGAGACGCCCAATTACGGGATTCTCAAGCCGGTGGATAGCTACAATCCCGTCAAGCTGGTTTTCCACGAGCACTGGGATATGTTCGTAGACATGAAGAACTACCGCCACCCCAAAGCCTGGTGGCGCATCATGTTCGGCGGCCCGGGCATGACGCTGGACAAGGAGAAATACTACGGCTTCTACAAGGACAACCTGGTCACTGATAGTATTCCAGCGGGTCAGGAAACGGGAGGAAAAGCGCTAGAGCATCAGAATAACCCACGAAAGGTCGTGGTTTAA
- a CDS encoding DEAD/DEAH box helicase, producing the protein MTHPEILFDVYEYRTGVFLPKAYVVGRSEAGRLVHVHHTARVDGLGAYDIELTEPLLRALQLVQLLRPAAVAESFRGGSRKSPTLPGLLSTKSKERPQVIRHVQHRLAEVLDLCKTHGWAVTVNLNVRGVPEEDTVKFLAKDPSPKISFQLSETGLSYQLQLLDAEENTSLIRYHKWKVITNSPSPGWLLCDRHLIRLGHLNGNHIKPFLSRDKVQVPPEEVADFWRKFVVKIARRHTLEVSGFGYAEVDQPDRLRLEAKLHPFEHRYLLYPTIFYGDRSYAPNDAEQNDVAFSVTPPYWLKRIIRNPAAEAELMGLLAPFALHPLPSTNALAVALDNDRFAALRWLLEKQDDLRQLGVEVLLPEHQGHIFSRETGNIELSFGELDDWLDLRGTVTVGKFTIPFARLVRFIQKEERCFPLPDGSIFLIPEDWFAKYKPSFQFAKTEGKQVKLARSQAPLLASLGLEVPLEDVAELVENFKPSTSLKADLRPYQLAGVKWLVRHYHQQLGACLADDMGLGKTLQTITVLQYAKEQLGADAGAKQGPEPAPKPMATQMDLFAPPAEDEVFLQPLRALIVLPASLVYNWRAELTRFTPGLSVEIHTGPKRHKDARLLRRFDVLLTTYQTALRDKDLLKEIDFTYIVLDESQQIKNRSSKIFRALNEFSATHRISLSGTPIENSLSDLWSQMQFINPGLLRGYAFFKQEFIDPIEQHDDEKQKAQLRQLVTPHLLRRTKAEVAPDLPELEVQTFYCEMSEAQRKIYEREKSAARNALLGNYAPEDGQYRLRVIQTLTRLRQLANHPSLMQEDYTGDSGKFTDVLDQWRTVRRSGQKVLIFSSMVSHLELFKAELIREKEDFAWITGSVKGEDRAREVTRFQSDPKLSTFFISIKAGGTGLNLTAADYVFILDPWWNPSIEDQAIARAHRIGRVGNVFARKFISRGTIEEKINRLQQRKKKLAEDILGGSGSQSFDRGELGFLLE; encoded by the coding sequence GTGACCCACCCCGAAATTCTCTTCGACGTCTACGAATACCGCACCGGCGTCTTTCTACCAAAGGCTTACGTCGTGGGGCGCAGCGAAGCCGGCCGGCTCGTCCACGTCCATCACACCGCAAGGGTTGATGGCTTGGGTGCCTACGATATCGAACTGACGGAACCGCTGCTGCGGGCTTTACAACTCGTACAGCTCCTTCGCCCGGCTGCGGTGGCCGAAAGCTTTCGCGGAGGTAGCCGCAAGTCACCTACCCTGCCGGGCTTGCTGTCCACCAAAAGCAAGGAACGTCCGCAGGTCATCCGCCACGTACAACACCGGCTGGCAGAGGTGCTCGATCTCTGCAAAACGCACGGTTGGGCCGTTACGGTCAACCTCAACGTCAGGGGCGTGCCCGAGGAGGACACGGTGAAGTTTCTGGCCAAAGATCCCTCCCCGAAGATCAGCTTTCAGCTTTCGGAAACCGGTTTAAGCTATCAACTACAACTACTTGATGCCGAAGAGAATACCAGCCTCATTCGCTACCACAAGTGGAAGGTCATCACCAATAGCCCTTCGCCCGGTTGGCTGTTGTGCGATCGACACCTTATCCGGCTGGGGCACCTGAATGGTAATCACATTAAGCCCTTTCTTTCGCGGGATAAGGTGCAGGTGCCGCCCGAAGAAGTGGCCGACTTTTGGCGCAAGTTCGTCGTCAAGATCGCACGTCGTCATACGCTGGAGGTGAGCGGCTTTGGGTACGCGGAAGTTGACCAACCGGACCGCTTACGCCTCGAGGCCAAGCTGCACCCCTTCGAGCACCGCTACCTACTCTACCCTACCATCTTCTACGGTGACCGGTCCTACGCACCGAATGACGCGGAGCAAAACGACGTGGCATTCTCCGTCACGCCGCCCTACTGGCTCAAAAGGATCATCCGCAACCCGGCGGCAGAGGCTGAACTGATGGGCCTCCTCGCCCCCTTCGCCTTGCACCCGCTGCCGAGCACAAATGCCCTCGCGGTAGCGCTGGATAACGATCGCTTCGCCGCCCTACGCTGGCTACTCGAAAAGCAGGACGATCTACGCCAATTAGGGGTGGAGGTGCTTTTGCCCGAGCACCAGGGCCACATCTTTAGCCGCGAGACGGGAAACATCGAACTGAGTTTCGGCGAGCTGGACGATTGGTTGGACCTACGGGGCACCGTGACTGTCGGAAAATTCACGATTCCGTTCGCGCGCCTGGTGCGTTTCATCCAGAAAGAGGAGCGCTGTTTCCCTTTGCCAGACGGTTCCATTTTTTTGATTCCGGAGGATTGGTTTGCGAAGTATAAACCCAGTTTTCAGTTTGCGAAAACGGAAGGCAAGCAGGTAAAACTGGCGCGGTCTCAGGCTCCGCTACTGGCTTCCCTTGGCTTAGAAGTCCCGCTGGAAGACGTTGCGGAATTGGTGGAAAATTTTAAGCCGAGCACTAGCCTCAAGGCTGATCTACGCCCCTACCAACTCGCTGGTGTCAAGTGGCTGGTTCGCCATTACCACCAACAATTGGGTGCTTGCCTCGCGGACGATATGGGCCTTGGGAAGACTCTCCAAACCATCACGGTGCTGCAGTACGCCAAGGAGCAGTTGGGCGCTGACGCAGGTGCCAAGCAAGGACCGGAGCCCGCCCCCAAACCGATGGCCACCCAAATGGACCTCTTCGCCCCGCCGGCGGAGGACGAAGTCTTTCTGCAACCCCTCCGCGCACTGATCGTACTACCGGCCAGCCTGGTGTACAACTGGCGGGCGGAGTTAACGCGATTTACGCCGGGGCTTTCCGTGGAGATCCACACCGGGCCCAAACGCCACAAGGATGCCCGCCTGCTCCGACGCTTCGACGTACTGTTGACGACCTACCAAACCGCACTGCGGGATAAGGACCTGCTGAAGGAAATCGACTTCACCTACATCGTGCTGGACGAAAGCCAGCAGATCAAGAATCGGAGCTCAAAGATCTTCCGGGCCCTGAATGAGTTCTCCGCCACGCACCGGATCAGCCTTTCGGGCACTCCGATCGAGAACAGTTTGTCGGACCTGTGGTCCCAAATGCAATTCATCAACCCCGGGCTACTGCGCGGCTACGCCTTCTTCAAACAGGAATTCATCGACCCCATTGAACAGCACGACGATGAGAAGCAAAAGGCCCAGTTGCGGCAATTGGTGACGCCCCATTTACTACGCAGGACCAAGGCGGAAGTAGCCCCGGACCTTCCGGAACTGGAAGTCCAAACCTTTTATTGCGAGATGAGCGAAGCGCAGCGGAAGATATACGAGCGCGAAAAATCAGCCGCCCGCAACGCGTTGCTCGGCAATTACGCGCCGGAGGACGGGCAGTACCGCCTCCGGGTAATCCAAACCCTGACGCGCCTTCGGCAACTCGCTAACCACCCCAGCCTTATGCAGGAGGATTACACCGGCGACAGCGGTAAATTCACCGACGTGCTGGACCAGTGGCGAACGGTCCGCCGCTCGGGCCAAAAAGTGTTGATCTTCTCCAGTATGGTTAGCCATTTGGAATTATTCAAAGCGGAGTTAATTCGGGAAAAGGAAGACTTTGCCTGGATCACCGGCTCGGTGAAGGGAGAAGACCGCGCTCGGGAGGTCACTCGTTTCCAGAGTGATCCCAAGCTATCCACCTTCTTCATCTCCATTAAGGCGGGTGGCACTGGGTTGAATCTTACCGCCGCCGACTACGTGTTCATCCTCGACCCCTGGTGGAACCCCAGCATCGAAGACCAGGCCATCGCCCGGGCCCACCGGATTGGCCGGGTGGGGAACGTCTTTGCGCGGAAGTTCATCAGTCGTGGGACGATCGAGGAGAAGATCAACCGCTTGCAGCAACGCAAGAAAAAATTGGCGGAAGACATTCTCGGCGGATCGGGCAGCCAGAGCTTTGATCGGGGTGAACTTGGGTTTCTATTGGAGTAG